A single Equus asinus isolate D_3611 breed Donkey chromosome 21, EquAss-T2T_v2, whole genome shotgun sequence DNA region contains:
- the ARPP21 gene encoding cAMP-regulated phosphoprotein 21 isoform X15 — protein MSEQGDLSQAMVEGGGPEQETATPENGIVKSESLDEEEKLELQRRLEAQNQERRKSKSGAGKGKLTRSLAVCEESSARPGGESLQDQRRKEQTFELICNAFIRYHRHL, from the exons ATGTCTGAGCAAGGAGACCTGAGTCAGGCgatggtggagggaggaggaccaGAGCAGGAGACGGCCACTCCGGAGAACGGCATCGTTAAGTCGGAAAGTCTGGATGAAGAGGAGAAGCTGGAACTGCAG AGGCGGCTGGAAGCTCAGaaccaagagagaagaaaatccaaG TCAGGAGCCGGAAAAGGTAAATTGACCCGCAGTCTTGCTGTCTGTGAAGAATCCTCAGCCAGACCAGGAGGTGAAAGTCTCCAGGATCAG agaagaaaggagcagacCTTTGAGCTTATATGCAATGCCTTCATTAGGTACCACCGGCACTTATGA
- the ARPP21 gene encoding cAMP-regulated phosphoprotein 21 isoform X16 — protein sequence MSEQGDLSQAMVEGGGPEQETATPENGIVKSESLDEEEKLELQRRLEAQNQERRKSKSGAGKGKLTRSLAVCEESSARPGGESLQDQTL from the exons ATGTCTGAGCAAGGAGACCTGAGTCAGGCgatggtggagggaggaggaccaGAGCAGGAGACGGCCACTCCGGAGAACGGCATCGTTAAGTCGGAAAGTCTGGATGAAGAGGAGAAGCTGGAACTGCAG AGGCGGCTGGAAGCTCAGaaccaagagagaagaaaatccaaG TCAGGAGCCGGAAAAGGTAAATTGACCCGCAGTCTTGCTGTCTGTGAAGAATCCTCAGCCAGACCAGGAGGTGAAAGTCTCCAGGATCAG ACCCTCTGA